A portion of the Gemmatimonadaceae bacterium genome contains these proteins:
- a CDS encoding methyl-accepting chemotaxis protein: MTSRFNPTQTIRRTLGLGFALLILLLLQAGFVGWASISNLSDEVGVTFRHANDVTQQSARFSHVITQEVQAATTYLSDADPVSEADFRRLGLEAHKLHRSFTSQRTELAGEVANTIAVDGRLAEVENAFAIAHRLSDLGRTEEARDQTRVARRLVGQLLVELQRVDKANNLAFIRASDALNEHAIKRSALLISVIGFALLLAFIIVIRTSREIGRPLRALVRHALQLSRGNLLNRTPTPGMPGEFRMLADAMNHASESLSRVVSGAAHTADDVARSAGDLASASKQIADSAGQVAEAVGEVSLGAESQVQQLKSVNDTLDGIRARADGMVAGAGEVHALAGAIESEAESKRSEVERALQILLDVRNVVQKAAAEVSGLTATAAEINGFVVSVSRIAEQTNLLALNASIEAARAGPAGRGFAVVAAEVAKLADQTQTAADDVVRLTEAVATRVTTTSRAMEGSASHVVEIERVARELSGALATIVAAAERTRHSAAAVSSAAEENVRAVEGVVENLTLVAKTAESHAAAAMQVSASTEEQSAACEQMTSASTQLLVGSRQLKSLVGELRTAAA, translated from the coding sequence ATGACCAGCCGCTTCAATCCGACCCAGACGATCCGCCGCACGCTCGGGCTCGGATTCGCGCTCCTCATCCTCCTGCTTCTTCAGGCGGGATTCGTGGGCTGGGCGTCCATCTCCAATCTTTCCGATGAAGTCGGCGTGACATTCCGTCATGCCAACGACGTCACGCAACAGTCCGCGCGGTTCTCGCACGTCATAACGCAGGAAGTGCAGGCGGCGACAACGTATCTCTCCGACGCCGACCCGGTATCGGAGGCGGATTTCCGCCGTCTTGGCCTCGAAGCCCACAAGCTTCACCGCTCGTTCACCTCGCAGCGCACGGAGCTGGCGGGCGAAGTGGCCAACACGATCGCGGTGGACGGCCGTCTCGCCGAAGTGGAGAACGCTTTCGCGATCGCGCATCGTCTGAGTGATCTCGGACGTACCGAAGAGGCGCGGGACCAGACGCGGGTCGCCCGGCGGCTCGTCGGACAGCTGCTGGTGGAGCTCCAGCGCGTAGACAAGGCGAACAATCTCGCCTTCATTCGCGCCTCGGACGCGCTGAACGAGCACGCGATCAAGCGCTCGGCGCTTCTTATCTCGGTGATCGGCTTCGCGCTGCTGCTCGCATTCATCATCGTGATACGCACATCGCGGGAGATAGGGCGCCCGCTTCGGGCCCTCGTTCGTCACGCCTTGCAGCTGAGCCGTGGCAATCTGCTCAATCGGACGCCGACACCGGGCATGCCCGGCGAATTCCGCATGCTCGCGGACGCGATGAACCACGCCAGTGAATCGCTGTCGCGCGTCGTGTCCGGCGCGGCTCATACCGCCGATGACGTCGCGCGCTCCGCGGGCGATCTCGCATCGGCGTCAAAGCAGATCGCCGATTCAGCCGGACAGGTCGCGGAGGCGGTCGGCGAGGTCTCTCTCGGCGCCGAGTCGCAGGTGCAGCAGCTGAAGAGCGTAAACGACACGCTCGACGGCATTCGCGCCCGGGCCGACGGAATGGTCGCGGGAGCGGGCGAAGTTCATGCCCTCGCGGGGGCGATCGAATCGGAGGCCGAATCGAAGCGGTCGGAAGTCGAACGGGCGCTGCAGATTCTTCTCGACGTGAGGAACGTGGTGCAGAAGGCGGCGGCGGAAGTGAGCGGCCTCACCGCGACGGCGGCCGAGATCAATGGATTCGTCGTCTCGGTCAGTCGGATCGCCGAGCAGACGAACCTCCTGGCTCTGAACGCATCAATCGAAGCGGCACGCGCCGGCCCGGCCGGACGCGGCTTCGCGGTCGTTGCCGCGGAAGTCGCGAAGCTCGCCGACCAGACGCAGACCGCCGCCGACGACGTCGTGCGCCTGACAGAAGCGGTGGCGACGCGGGTGACGACGACTTCGCGCGCGATGGAAGGCAGCGCATCTCATGTCGTCGAGATCGAGCGCGTCGCCCGCGAGCTGAGCGGTGCACTCGCGACAATCGTCGCCGCCGCTGAGCGGACGAGGCACAGCGCCGCCGCGGTGTCGTCGGCCGCCGAGGAGAACGTACGAGCCGTCGAGGGCGTGGTGGAGAACCTGACTCTGGTAGCGAAGACCGCCGAGAGTCACGCCGCGGCAGCGATGCAGGTTAGCGCGTCAACAGAGGAGCAGAGCGCCGCGTGCGAGCAGATGACGAGCGCATCGACTCAGCTCCTGGTCGGGAGCAGGCAGCTCAAGTCACTGGTCGGCGAGCTTCGCACCGCGGCCGCCTGA
- a CDS encoding M20/M25/M40 family metallo-hydrolase, translated as MKRSETLRTMSFIAAAAAVTACAQQVVRSSPSPRGTSPGITVGDLRTRLYTYADDSMMGRETGTIGNQKATTYIAAEVARMGLEPGGENGTYFQDMQSTSARFAGDAPPGTARNVIAILRGSDPVLRNEYVAIGAHNDHIGTRTTAVDHDSLRAYNIELTRLGAPVWDRSKRALRDSLRAVIHINVDSLRRIRPTRLDSISNGADDDGSGTVTVLEIAEALASAPVKPKRSVIFVWHTGEEKGLLGSKWFTDHPTVPRDQIVAQLNMDMVGRGSAADIAGGGPDYLQIVGSRRVSTELGDIVEQANSASPRPFKFDYQFDANGHPERIYCRSDHYMYARYGIPIAFFTTGLHPDYHQLTDEPQYIDYDHMTRVADFVRDIAVRVANLDHRPKVDKPVGDPAAACVQ; from the coding sequence GTGAAACGTTCGGAAACACTGCGCACCATGTCGTTCATCGCCGCGGCAGCGGCAGTCACCGCGTGCGCCCAGCAGGTTGTGCGCAGCTCGCCCTCACCACGTGGGACTTCTCCGGGAATCACCGTTGGCGATCTCCGGACGCGCCTTTACACTTACGCCGACGACTCGATGATGGGTCGCGAGACGGGGACGATCGGAAACCAGAAAGCCACGACGTACATCGCCGCCGAAGTGGCGCGGATGGGGCTCGAGCCCGGTGGTGAGAACGGGACGTATTTCCAGGACATGCAGTCCACGTCAGCGCGTTTCGCGGGCGACGCCCCGCCGGGCACGGCGAGAAACGTAATCGCCATCCTGCGAGGGAGTGATCCAGTGCTCCGCAACGAATACGTCGCCATTGGAGCGCACAACGATCACATCGGCACCCGCACGACGGCAGTGGATCACGATTCGCTGCGCGCCTACAACATCGAGCTCACGCGGCTCGGCGCGCCGGTCTGGGACAGAAGCAAGCGCGCGCTCCGCGATTCGCTTCGCGCGGTGATCCACATCAACGTGGACAGTCTTCGCAGGATTCGTCCGACACGTCTCGACTCGATCAGCAACGGTGCCGACGACGATGGATCAGGCACTGTGACAGTGCTGGAGATCGCCGAGGCGCTTGCTTCCGCGCCGGTCAAGCCGAAGCGATCGGTCATCTTCGTATGGCACACGGGCGAGGAGAAGGGTCTGCTCGGGTCGAAGTGGTTCACCGACCATCCGACCGTTCCGCGGGATCAGATAGTCGCCCAGCTCAACATGGACATGGTGGGACGCGGAAGCGCCGCTGACATCGCCGGCGGCGGCCCCGACTATCTGCAGATCGTCGGCTCGCGCCGCGTGTCCACCGAGCTCGGCGACATCGTCGAGCAGGCGAACTCGGCGAGCCCGAGGCCGTTCAAATTCGATTACCAGTTCGATGCCAACGGGCACCCCGAGCGCATCTACTGCCGTAGCGACCACTACATGTATGCCCGGTACGGCATCCCGATCGCTTTCTTCACGACGGGCCTGCACCCGGACTACCATCAGTTAACGGACGAGCCGCAGTACATAGACTACGACCATATGACGCGTGTGGCCGACTTCGTCCGCGACATTGCCGTGCGCGTCGCGAACCTCGATCACCGTCCGAAGGTGGACAAGCCTGTCGGAGATCCGGCCGCCGCCTGTGTGCAGTAG
- the queC gene encoding 7-cyano-7-deazaguanine synthase QueC, which produces MDRKKAVLLLSGGLDSTTLLALATSEGYAVHALSFRYGQRHSAEIMAARKIAARHGAVQHVVTEIDLRAIGGSALTSDIDVPRDRPIDGVAEIPITYVPARNTIFLSFALAWAEVLGAADIFIGVNALDYSGYPDCRPEFIEAFERMARLATRAGVEAEDGVPWISIRTPLIDMSKKEIIELGLRLGVDYSLTTSCYDPSASGEACGHCDACQLRLRGFEEAGAVDPVRYAGANGVKK; this is translated from the coding sequence ATGGACCGGAAAAAAGCCGTCCTCCTGCTTAGCGGCGGCCTCGATTCGACGACGCTCCTGGCGCTTGCCACGAGCGAAGGTTACGCGGTGCATGCTCTCAGCTTCCGTTACGGCCAGCGTCACTCCGCCGAGATCATGGCAGCGCGAAAGATTGCCGCCCGCCATGGCGCAGTCCAGCACGTCGTCACCGAGATAGACCTTCGGGCCATCGGAGGATCCGCGCTGACATCCGATATTGACGTCCCGAGGGACCGGCCAATTGACGGAGTCGCCGAGATTCCCATCACCTACGTGCCGGCGCGGAACACGATCTTTCTTTCGTTCGCTCTGGCATGGGCCGAGGTGCTCGGCGCAGCCGACATATTCATCGGAGTCAACGCGCTGGACTACAGTGGCTACCCCGACTGCCGCCCCGAGTTCATCGAGGCGTTCGAGCGGATGGCACGCCTCGCGACGCGCGCCGGAGTTGAGGCGGAGGACGGCGTGCCGTGGATCAGCATCCGCACTCCGCTGATAGACATGTCGAAGAAGGAGATCATCGAGCTTGGGCTGCGGCTTGGCGTGGATTATTCGCTTACCACCAGTTGCTACGATCCGTCGGCGAGTGGCGAAGCGTGCGGCCATTGCGACGCCTGCCAGCTCCGCCTCCGCGGCTTCGAAGAGGCTGGCGCCGTGGATCCTGTGCGATACGCAGGCGCAAACGGGGTGAAGAAGTGA
- the queE gene encoding 7-carboxy-7-deazaguanine synthase — MSYTVKEIFYTLQGEGANAGKATVFCRFSGCNLWTGREEDRSRAVCNFCDTDFVGVGPDGGRFTTPESLAAAIANAWRGEDMPVARLVVCTGGEPLLQMDEPFIAAVHNAGFTIAIETNGTMHAPRGIDWICVSPKAGASLVQNTGDELKLVFPQPAAMPEEFEALDFDHFFLQPMDGPAVAENTRLAIEYCMRHPRWRLSLQTHKQLGIR; from the coding sequence GTGAGCTACACGGTGAAGGAGATTTTCTACACTCTCCAGGGCGAGGGCGCGAACGCCGGGAAGGCCACCGTCTTCTGCCGGTTCAGCGGATGCAATCTGTGGACGGGACGCGAGGAGGATCGCTCGCGGGCAGTGTGCAACTTCTGCGACACCGATTTCGTCGGCGTCGGCCCTGACGGCGGGAGATTCACCACGCCGGAATCGCTTGCCGCTGCGATCGCCAACGCGTGGCGAGGCGAAGACATGCCGGTCGCGCGGCTCGTCGTGTGCACCGGGGGCGAACCGCTTCTGCAGATGGACGAGCCGTTCATCGCCGCGGTACACAACGCCGGCTTCACGATTGCCATCGAGACGAACGGAACAATGCACGCGCCGCGCGGCATTGACTGGATCTGCGTGAGCCCGAAAGCCGGCGCGTCTCTCGTGCAGAATACCGGCGACGAGCTGAAGCTCGTCTTTCCGCAGCCCGCCGCGATGCCCGAGGAGTTCGAGGCGCTCGACTTCGATCATTTCTTCCTCCAGCCGATGGACGGCCCGGCCGTCGCCGAGAACACGCGCCTCGCGATCGAGTACTGCATGCGGCATCCGCGTTGGCGGCTGAGCCTTCAGACCCACAAGCAGCTCGGTATCCGCTGA
- a CDS encoding TonB-dependent receptor plug domain-containing protein, with protein MSTFSVTAMAQETAPVRLDTVVVTVDRGPGRSVLTSPFALSVVRPDSSRPGQRHTSIDESLTLVPGLLAVNRNNPAQDPRISIRGFGARSAFGVRGVRVLRDGMPRAGGITSPRRGATRTWESRFAPSGSDELRRTRGLSQALRGT; from the coding sequence GTGTCAACATTCTCCGTCACGGCGATGGCGCAGGAGACGGCGCCTGTCCGTCTCGACACGGTCGTGGTCACCGTGGATCGAGGGCCGGGGCGTTCCGTGCTCACCTCTCCCTTCGCGCTCTCCGTCGTCCGTCCCGACAGCTCGCGCCCGGGGCAGCGTCACACTTCGATTGACGAATCGCTGACGCTCGTCCCGGGACTCCTGGCTGTCAATCGCAACAATCCGGCTCAGGATCCGCGAATCTCGATCAGAGGATTCGGCGCGCGATCGGCGTTCGGCGTGCGCGGCGTGCGCGTCCTGCGTGACGGCATGCCGCGCGCGGGAGGAATTACGAGCCCGCGGCGGGGCGCAACGCGTACGTGGGAATCTCGATTCGCGCCCAGCGGTAGCGACGAGCTGAGGCGGACCCGCGGCCTCAGCCAAGCGCTTCGAGGTACTTGA
- a CDS encoding threonine synthase, whose protein sequence is MTNVTHLECAACATRYEPARLYNVCEKCGKPLLVRYDLEEAQRSLTRNSLRTRRSDMWRYREVMPVASDANIVSLGEGWTPMLHAVRLGSALGMNELYIKDESLNPTQSFKARGMSAAVSMAKELGVTKVAAPSAGNAGGALAAYAARAGMEAHIFMPRDTPRANVVECEQVGAHVTLVDGLITDCGAEVAKRKDAEGWFDMSTLKEPYRVEGKKTLGYELAEFFDWTLPDVIVYPTGGGTGLIGMWKAFDEMEEMGWISADRPRMITVQSEGCAPIVKAFEAGERFAPMFPDARTVASGLRVPKAIGDFLILDAIRESQGAAVAVSDAELIAAVREIGAAEGLFVAPEGGACLPALRKLLGANKVGVDERVVLFNTGAGIKYLEALG, encoded by the coding sequence ATGACCAACGTCACCCATCTCGAGTGCGCCGCGTGCGCAACCCGGTACGAGCCTGCCCGGCTGTACAACGTCTGCGAGAAGTGCGGGAAACCGCTGCTCGTCCGCTATGACCTGGAGGAAGCCCAGCGCTCGCTGACGCGCAACTCGCTCAGGACCCGACGCAGCGACATGTGGCGCTACCGCGAAGTGATGCCGGTCGCCTCCGACGCGAACATCGTCTCGCTTGGAGAAGGCTGGACTCCGATGCTTCACGCGGTGCGGCTGGGCAGCGCGCTCGGCATGAACGAGCTGTACATCAAGGACGAGTCGCTGAATCCGACGCAGAGCTTCAAGGCGCGCGGTATGTCCGCCGCGGTGTCCATGGCGAAGGAGCTTGGCGTGACGAAGGTGGCCGCTCCATCCGCGGGAAACGCGGGCGGTGCGCTGGCCGCGTACGCCGCAAGGGCCGGAATGGAGGCGCACATCTTCATGCCCCGCGACACTCCGCGGGCCAACGTCGTGGAATGCGAGCAGGTCGGTGCGCACGTTACGCTGGTGGATGGACTCATCACGGATTGCGGCGCGGAAGTGGCGAAGCGCAAGGATGCAGAAGGCTGGTTCGATATGTCCACTCTCAAGGAGCCATATCGCGTCGAAGGAAAGAAGACACTCGGCTACGAGCTCGCGGAGTTCTTCGACTGGACACTGCCCGACGTGATCGTCTATCCGACAGGAGGAGGCACCGGCCTCATCGGGATGTGGAAGGCGTTCGACGAGATGGAAGAGATGGGTTGGATAAGCGCCGACCGTCCCCGCATGATCACGGTCCAGTCCGAAGGCTGCGCGCCGATCGTGAAGGCGTTCGAGGCCGGAGAGCGATTCGCCCCGATGTTCCCGGATGCCAGGACCGTGGCGTCCGGACTGCGGGTGCCGAAGGCGATCGGGGATTTCCTCATTCTCGACGCGATTCGTGAATCGCAGGGCGCGGCAGTCGCGGTGAGCGACGCGGAACTGATCGCGGCGGTGCGGGAGATCGGAGCCGCCGAAGGATTGTTCGTCGCCCCCGAGGGAGGCGCGTGCCTGCCGGCGCTGCGAAAGCTTCTCGGCGCGAATAAGGTCGGTGTGGACGAGCGCGTGGTGCTGTTCAACACCGGCGCCGGCATCAAGTACCTCGAAGCGCTTGGCTGA
- a CDS encoding metal-dependent hydrolase: MYAGHIGVALGANGIRRTIPLWLLVLASQLPDWSDATLCIAGVRPSVPGMLSHSLPAVAILAAAIALAFYARERDTAGAMLVLAVVLSHAGGDYLTGIKPTWPGGPMIGLELYGRPMMDFAVESVVIVAGWLLYRRSFPEDRRGTRAMMAIPVALMAVQLAADIVFTLTPGLKKC, encoded by the coding sequence GTGTACGCGGGCCACATCGGTGTCGCACTTGGCGCGAATGGAATCAGGAGAACGATTCCGCTCTGGCTTCTCGTTCTCGCCAGCCAGCTGCCCGACTGGAGCGACGCCACACTCTGTATCGCCGGCGTGCGCCCCTCTGTGCCGGGCATGTTGTCCCATTCTCTCCCCGCCGTGGCAATCCTCGCGGCCGCGATCGCGCTCGCATTCTACGCCAGGGAGCGCGACACTGCGGGAGCGATGCTCGTCCTGGCTGTCGTTCTGTCGCATGCCGGCGGCGATTATCTCACCGGGATCAAGCCCACCTGGCCCGGCGGGCCGATGATCGGGCTCGAGCTCTACGGTCGGCCAATGATGGACTTCGCTGTCGAATCCGTCGTGATCGTGGCGGGGTGGCTTCTTTACCGGAGGTCCTTCCCCGAAGACCGGCGTGGAACGAGGGCGATGATGGCGATCCCCGTCGCACTCATGGCGGTTCAGCTCGCCGCCGATATTGTATTCACGCTGACACCCGGGCTGAAAAAATGCTAA
- a CDS encoding HD domain-containing protein, producing the protein MTDTVPSREEALAIVHEYTASDSLRKHMLSVEAAMRAYAAHFGEDPERWAITGLVHDFDYERFPNEAHSPTEEHPAEGVRILRSHGFPEDILEAILGHANYSGVARETRMAKTLFAVDELTGLITATALVRPSRSVLEVEAKSVRKKMKDKAFARGVSRDDVINGAADLGVDLDEHISFVISAMQSVAAEIGLAGS; encoded by the coding sequence TTGACTGATACGGTCCCGTCACGCGAGGAGGCGCTCGCAATCGTACACGAGTACACGGCGAGCGATTCGCTGCGCAAGCACATGCTGTCGGTGGAAGCCGCCATGCGCGCCTACGCCGCGCATTTCGGAGAGGATCCCGAACGCTGGGCAATCACCGGTCTCGTGCACGACTTCGACTACGAGCGGTTCCCCAACGAAGCCCATTCGCCGACCGAGGAGCACCCCGCCGAGGGGGTACGGATACTGAGAAGCCACGGCTTTCCCGAAGACATCCTCGAAGCGATCCTGGGACACGCGAACTACAGCGGCGTCGCGCGCGAAACGAGAATGGCGAAGACTCTTTTCGCCGTGGACGAGCTGACCGGCCTGATCACGGCGACGGCGCTGGTGCGTCCGAGCCGGAGCGTGCTGGAGGTCGAAGCGAAGTCGGTGCGCAAGAAGATGAAGGACAAGGCCTTCGCCCGGGGCGTGAGCCGCGACGACGTGATCAACGGTGCCGCCGATCTCGGCGTGGACCTTGACGAGCACATTTCCTTCGTGATCAGCGCGATGCAGTCCGTCGCGGCTGAAATCGGTTTGGCAGGGTCATAG
- a CDS encoding acyl-ACP desaturase, which translates to MTVNTADAAMLSRIEVLADLEPFVAELMAQHEAKRVLWFPSEILDPAPDTDPDRHIRELRKRAEGISPPARVALALNLLTEEGLPHFHRILAVYLGNESHWRHWTNLWTAEEDRHGLILHDYTRDAQVFDRVVVEKMQFDYLRAGFSPDWDRDPYRVFVYTSLQERATQISHANTGKLASEYEPTIGVVLANVAKEEARHFAFYRTVFREVLKRDPNQALESAAKIMPAIEMPGVSMPHFRELADVVRRAGIYGPRDYLKIVEEQIKFWAIDTLEGLNDTGRKAQQKIMEIPARLERIAGVIEQKTKRKTFSFDVAFRREFVMD; encoded by the coding sequence GTGACCGTTAACACGGCTGACGCCGCAATGCTCTCCAGGATCGAGGTCCTGGCGGATCTCGAGCCGTTTGTTGCCGAGCTCATGGCCCAGCACGAGGCCAAGCGGGTACTGTGGTTTCCGAGCGAGATCCTGGATCCGGCGCCGGATACGGATCCCGATCGTCACATCCGCGAGCTGAGGAAGCGAGCGGAGGGGATCAGCCCGCCCGCGCGCGTCGCGCTCGCGCTGAATCTTCTGACGGAGGAGGGGCTGCCACACTTCCACCGCATTCTGGCGGTCTATCTCGGCAACGAGAGCCACTGGCGCCACTGGACCAATCTGTGGACCGCGGAAGAAGACAGACACGGGCTGATCCTGCACGATTACACACGCGACGCGCAGGTCTTCGACCGGGTCGTAGTGGAGAAGATGCAGTTCGACTATCTGCGCGCCGGGTTCTCGCCGGACTGGGACAGGGACCCGTACCGCGTGTTCGTGTATACGTCGCTGCAGGAGCGGGCAACGCAGATCTCGCACGCTAACACGGGCAAGCTTGCGTCCGAGTACGAGCCGACGATCGGAGTGGTGCTGGCGAACGTGGCGAAGGAGGAGGCCCGGCATTTCGCGTTCTACCGTACGGTGTTCCGCGAGGTGTTGAAGCGTGATCCTAACCAGGCGCTGGAATCGGCGGCGAAGATCATGCCGGCGATAGAAATGCCGGGAGTCAGCATGCCGCACTTCCGCGAGCTGGCCGACGTGGTGCGCCGCGCCGGCATCTACGGACCGCGCGATTATCTGAAGATCGTCGAAGAGCAGATCAAGTTCTGGGCGATCGACACGCTCGAAGGGCTGAACGACACGGGGCGCAAGGCGCAGCAGAAGATCATGGAGATCCCCGCGCGGCTGGAACGGATCGCGGGCGTGATCGAGCAGAAGACCAAGCGCAAGACATTCTCGTTCGACGTCGCGTTCAGGCGCGAGTTCGTGATGGACTGA
- a CDS encoding DinB family protein: MRKRLTELFAYMDETRAALIATAGDINPAVAMIRPRGACWSAAEVVAHLAIVEQIVARMVSSAIAKAREEGIGGDESDDSIMSSLDRFRVTEVVKKITAPPTTTPDDNTPVPESLTVMTVARARLRDTLSAASELDLKSIKRPNPLLGELDMYQWGLFVAQHEERHRRQIERTLSEVTELAAESAPMV, encoded by the coding sequence ATGCGGAAACGGCTGACGGAATTGTTTGCGTACATGGATGAGACGCGCGCCGCGCTCATCGCGACCGCAGGTGACATCAATCCTGCCGTGGCGATGATTCGTCCGCGTGGCGCGTGCTGGTCGGCGGCAGAAGTCGTGGCCCATCTGGCGATCGTGGAGCAGATCGTCGCCAGGATGGTCTCGAGCGCCATCGCGAAGGCGCGTGAAGAAGGGATCGGTGGCGACGAGTCCGACGATTCGATCATGTCGAGCCTCGACAGGTTCAGGGTGACCGAGGTCGTGAAGAAGATCACGGCGCCACCGACGACCACGCCGGATGACAACACGCCCGTTCCCGAGTCGCTCACGGTGATGACCGTGGCGCGGGCGCGGCTTCGCGATACGCTTTCGGCGGCTTCAGAACTGGATCTCAAGTCCATCAAGCGGCCCAATCCGTTGCTGGGCGAGCTCGACATGTATCAGTGGGGATTGTTCGTGGCGCAGCACGAGGAGCGGCATCGCCGGCAGATCGAGCGCACCCTCAGCGAAGTGACCGAGCTTGCGGCCGAATCGGCGCCGATGGTGTAG
- a CDS encoding thioredoxin family protein produces the protein MDDRPLTLKERFLAGSTFAELLARPKENSEMWNAVFKRALLTPEAEDRAKAVRPRWHLLVLNEDWCGDSVNILPYVARLEEAAPNIELRLLGRDSNRDLMDAHLTRGSRSIPVVIVYDDDFAEKGWWGPRPGPLQEWVVTEGLALPKPERYPLIRAWYARDRGKTIMSEILSIIEDAGG, from the coding sequence GTGGATGATCGTCCGCTCACGCTGAAGGAGCGCTTTCTCGCCGGATCCACGTTCGCCGAGCTCTTGGCGAGACCGAAAGAAAACTCCGAAATGTGGAATGCGGTCTTCAAGCGCGCGTTGCTGACCCCGGAAGCCGAAGATCGGGCGAAGGCGGTGCGTCCGCGCTGGCATCTCCTCGTTCTGAATGAAGACTGGTGCGGTGACTCGGTAAACATCCTGCCGTATGTAGCCAGGCTCGAGGAAGCGGCGCCGAACATCGAGTTGCGCCTCCTCGGCAGAGACAGCAATCGTGACCTGATGGATGCCCATCTGACACGCGGGTCGAGGTCCATTCCGGTGGTGATCGTCTACGATGACGATTTCGCCGAGAAGGGCTGGTGGGGGCCGCGGCCGGGCCCGCTGCAGGAGTGGGTGGTGACTGAGGGTCTCGCGCTCCCGAAGCCCGAACGATATCCTCTGATTCGCGCCTGGTATGCGCGTGACAGGGGCAAGACGATTATGTCGGAGATTCTGTCCATCATCGAGGACGCGGGTGGCTGA
- a CDS encoding GNAT family N-acetyltransferase — MTPQSATPISAISWQCTAFQDLTPDDLYAAMQLRQRVFVVEQTCPYMDADGSDQKATHLFGWVTEDRRRRLIAYARLFPPRVKYAEASIGRVVTHPDVRGAGAGQALMREAIGRIESEGWGKEIRIAAQMYLERFYEGLGFQRVTEPYTEDDIWHVDMRRG, encoded by the coding sequence ATGACGCCACAATCCGCAACGCCCATTTCGGCCATCTCCTGGCAGTGCACGGCGTTCCAGGACCTGACTCCCGACGATCTCTATGCCGCGATGCAGCTCAGGCAGCGAGTGTTCGTCGTCGAGCAGACCTGCCCTTACATGGATGCCGACGGGTCCGACCAGAAGGCGACTCATCTCTTCGGCTGGGTGACGGAGGACAGGAGGCGGCGGCTGATCGCGTACGCGCGGCTCTTCCCGCCGCGCGTGAAGTACGCGGAAGCGTCGATCGGGCGGGTGGTGACGCATCCCGACGTTCGCGGGGCGGGCGCCGGCCAGGCGTTGATGCGCGAGGCGATCGGGCGAATCGAGTCCGAAGGCTGGGGAAAGGAGATCCGCATCGCGGCCCAGATGTATCTGGAGCGGTTCTACGAGGGGCTCGGTTTCCAGCGCGTCACCGAGCCGTACACCGAAGACGACATCTGGCACGTGGACATGCGGCGTGGATGA